A genomic region of Alnus glutinosa chromosome 11, dhAlnGlut1.1, whole genome shotgun sequence contains the following coding sequences:
- the LOC133882404 gene encoding protein root UVB sensitive 6, which produces MAHPPIKLKQSASSSAAQTLTSSSSAQDARLLVRETLRISANLADSAAQPLSSSSPLSAALVDSSEFVNSSLRLICSEEIDGRRWSYVAEKDASGRFKKGSSIRALSSHNPHTPPIEEVMSFVRSYVLPEGFPDSVTSSYVPYMTWRALKHFFGGAMGVFTTQTLLSSVGVSKNRVAPGAVAINWILKDGAGRVGKMIFARQGKKFDYDLKQLRFAGDLLMEVGAAVELATSAVPHLFLPLACAANVAKNVAAVTSTSTRTPIYKAFAKGENIGDVTAKGECVGNIADLLGTGLSIMISRRNPSLVTTFAFLSCGYVLSSYREVKSVVLHTLNRARFTVAVDSFLKTGRVPSLQEGNMNENIFSFPWLKEKPVVLGSRFRDAFQDPGAYLAIEPLFEKERYIVTYNPSKGKIYALLKDQAKSDDILKAAFHAHVLLHFMQSSNESRSSARKQREYDYPDIVSTATDLEARIAESCKMVSTSYGIFKSKAAEQGWKMSESLLNPGRARLHGSDKLR; this is translated from the exons ATGGCTCATCCTCCTATCAAATTGAAGCAATCTGCGTCGAGCTCAGCGGCGCAGACTCTAACGTCGTCGTCGTCCGCCCAGGATGCCCGACTCCTCGTCCGCGAAACGCTGCGTATCAGCGCCAATCTCGCTGATTCGGCGGCTCAGccgctttcttcttcttctcctttgtcTGCTGCTTTGGTTGATTCGTCGGAGTTCGTGAATTCCAGCTTGAGGTTGATCTGCTCCGAGGAAATCGACGGCCGGAGATGGAGCTACGTGGCGGAGAAGGACGCCTCCGGAAGGTTCAAGAAGGGCTCTTCCATTCGCGCCCTTAGTTCCCACAATCCTCATACTCCTCCCATTGAG GAGGTGATGTCATTTGTGAGATCTTATGTACTTCCGGAAGGTTTCCCCGATAGCGTTACTTCTTCATACGTCCCGTATATGACATGGAGAGCTTTGAAG CACTTCTTCGGTGGAGCAATGGGTGTTTTCACGACTCAAACACTTTTGAGTTCAGTTGGAGTCTCTAAGAACAGAGTGGCTCCAGGAGCTGTCGCTATTAACTGGATTCTCAAG GATGGTGCTGGTCGTGttggaaaaatgatttttgcccGCCAAGGAAAGAAGTTTGATTATGACTTAAAACAG CTACGGTTTGCAGGTGATCTTCTTATGGAGGTGGGTGCTGCTGTGGAGTTGGCAACTTCAGCTGtgccacatctttttcttcctttggctTGTGCTGCTAATGTAGCAAAG AATGTTGCTGCTGTAACATCAACATCAACTCGTACACCAATTTACAAAGCCTTTGCTAAAGGAGAGAATATCGGGGATGTCACTGCTAAAGGAGAATGTGTTGGGAATATTGCAGATCTG CTAGGAACTGGGCTGAGCATAATGATCTCAAGAAGAAACCCCTCCTTGGTTACTACATTTGCCTTCCTTTCATGTGGATATGTCCTCAGCTCTTACCGAGAG GTTAAATCTGTAGTGTTGCACACATTGAACCGGGCAAGATTCACTGTGGCAGTAGATTCCTTCCTTAAGACAG GACGAGTCCCCTCATTGCAGGAGGGGAACATGAACGAGAACATATTCAGTTTTCCATGGTTGAAAGAGAAGCCTGTTGTTCTTG GATCGAGATTTAGGGATGCATTCCAAGACCCAGGTGCATATCTTGCCATAGAGCCTCTCTTTGAG AAAGAGAGATATATTGTGACATATAATCCTTCAAAGGGTAAAATATATGCACTGCTCAAAGATCAGGCAAAGTCAGACGACATTCTGAAAGCTGCCTTCCAT GCTCATGTGCTTCTGCATTTTATGCAATCATCAAATGAGAGTCGATCTTCTGCTCGGAAGCAGAGGGAGTATGACTATCCGGATATTGTGTCCACAGCTACTGATCTCGAGGCTCGTATTGCCGAGTCATGTAAGATGGTCTCAACCTCATATGGGATTTTCAAGAGCAAAGCTGCAGAGCAG GGGTGGAAGATGTCAGAATCACTTCTTAATCCTGGCCGAGCTCGGCTCCATGGGAGTGATAAATTGCGATGA